The region TGTTCAGGAACATAAGATGTGTGATAGATGTACACAACGCCATTTGTTTCGCGTACACGCTCAATCTTGTAGTAGAACTGATCACCACGTAGTCCAAGTTTATCTAAATACTCAAGTTTATTTCCACGCTCGATAGAAAGGACGGTTACCTTATCATCTTTTGTTTCGAAAACTTCGACGTCTGAAAATTCTACGAGTTTGTGTTTACGTGCGCGTGAGACGAACGTACCCTTTCCTTGTTGGCGAACGATGTAACCATCTTTAGCAAGGTCGTTTAAAGCACGAACAACTGTGATAGAACTTACATCGTACATTGCGATCAATTCTGCTTCTGTGTAAAATTTATCACCACTTGCAAATTGACCAGAGATGATTTTATTTTTTAATTCATCTTTAATATATTGGTATTTTGGAATAGCCATAATTTCACCTCGATTCTCTTTCTCCATCCTTGATTTTACCATAAACGTAAAGAAAATAGTAGTATTTAGGCAAAAAAATTAAAATAATAGGCTAAAAATATTATGATACATGTAAAAAAATCCATTTTATAATTGGATAATTATCTGAACTTTTAAAATAGCCTCTTTCATGCGAATTTTTGATAATTTTGGTAAAAGGTAAGTAAAAAAATGGAAAAATTTTAAAGAATTTTCCAAAACCTATTGACAAATGCAAAAGATTTGATTATATTTAATATTATAACAAATGAAAGCGCAAACTTAGTTAGTCAGAGGTAAAAAAATGACAAGGTTTAAAATTGAGGACGATTTCTATTTAGATGGGAAACCGTTCAAGATTTTGTCTGGTGCCATTCATTATTTTAGAATTCCAGCAGAGGATTGGTATCATTCGCTCTACAACTTAAAAGCGCTTGGCTTTAATACAGTCGAGACTTATGTTGCATGGAATTTACACGAACCTGTTGAAGGGGAGTTTAATTTTGAAGGTGATCTGGATTTAGAGAAATTTCTCCAAATAGCGCAGGATTTGGGTCTCTACGCAATTGTGCGTCCGTCTCCCTTTATCTGTGCAGAATGGGAATTCGGTGGTTTACCAGCTTGGCTCTTGACCAAGAACATGCGAATTCGCTCATCCGACCCAGCGTATATTGAGGCAGTTGGTCGCTACTATGATCAATTATTGCCAAGACTGGTGCCGCGTTTGTTGGACAATGGCGGAAATATTCTCATGATGCAAGTCGAGAACGAATACGGTTCTTATGGAGAAGATAAGGCTTACCTGAGAGCGATTCGAAAATTGATGGAAGAACGAGGGATTGATTGCCCACTCTTTACTTCAGATGGCCCATGGAGAGCTACTTTGAAAGCTGGAACCTTAATCGAAGATGACCTCTTTGTAACAGGCAACTTTGGTTCTAAGGCACCTTACAACTTTTCACAGATGCAGGAATTCTTTGATGAGCATGGTAAGAAATGGCCACTCATGTGTATGGAGTTCTGGGATGGCTGGTTCAATCGTTGGAAAGAACCGATTATCACACGGGATCCGAAAGAATTGGCAGAAGCTGTTCGAGAGGTATTGGAGCAAGGCTCTATCAACCTTTACATGTTCCACGGTGGTACAAACTTTGGCTTCATGAATGGTTGCTCGGCTCGAGGAACTCTGGATTTGCCACAAGTTACATCTTATGATTACGATGCCCTTCTGGATGAAGAAGGAAATCCAACTGCCAAATATTTGGCAGTCAAGAAGATGATGGCAACACATTTCCCAGAGTATCCGCAGTTGGAACCACTCTATAAGGAAAGCATGAAGGTGGACGCTATTCCACTTGCTGAAAAAGTTTCCTTATTTGAAACCTTAGATAGTCTTTCTAGTCCAACAGAAAGTCTCTATCCAAAAGCGATGGAGGAATTAGGTCAATGTTATGGCTATCTTCTCTATCGTACTGAGGCAAGTTGGGATGCAGAAGAAGAACGCCTTCGCATCATCGATGGACGTGACCGTGCTCAACTCTTTGTAGATGGTCAACGAATTGCAACTCAATATCAGACGGAGATTGGAGAAGATATCTATTGTCAAGGTAATCGAAAAGGTTCTTCACAACTTGACATCTTGATTGAAAATATGGGCCGTGTTAACTATGGACATAAGTTCTTAGCTGATACACAACGTAAAGGAATCCGAACAGGTGTCTGCAAGGATTTACACTTCTTACTTAATTGGAAACACTATCCACTCCCACTAGACAATCCTGAGAAAATTGATTTTTCAAAAGGATGGACAGAAGGACAACCAGCCTTTTATGCTTATGATTTTACAATCGAAGCGCCAAAAGATACTTACTTAGACTTGTCTGAGTTTGGTAAGGGAGTTGCCTTTGTCAATGGGCAGAATCTAGGACGTTTTTGGAACGTCGGCCCGACCCTCTCGCTTTATATCCCTCATAGCTACCTCAAGGAAGGTGCAAACCGCATTATTATCTTTGAGACAGAGGGTGAATATAAAGAAGAGAGTCATTTAACTCGAAAACCTACACTAAAACATATAAAGGGGGAAAACTTATGACAATTGTAGGATGCCGTATCGATGGACGTTTGATCCACGGACAAGTAGCCAATCTTTGGGCTGGAAAACTAAATGTTTCACGTATTATGGTTGTAGATGACGAAGTTGTCAACAACGACGTTGAAAAGAGTGGTTTGAAACTAGCGACACCACCAGGTGTGAAATTGAGTATTTTGCCAATTGAGAAAGCGGCAGCCAATATTCTTGCTGGTAAATACGATAGCCAACGTCTCTTTATCGTGGCTCGTAAACCAGACCGCTTCCTTGGTTTGGTAGAAGCAGGTGTACCACTTGAAACCCTTAATGTTGGGAATATGTCTCAAACACCAGAAACTCGCGCTATCACACGTTCTATCAACGTAGTGGACAAGGATGTGGAAGACTTCCACAAACTGGCAGAAAAAGGTGTTAAACTTACTGCTCAAATGGTTCCAAATGATCCAATTTCAGACTTTTTGAGCTTATTAAAATAGGAAAAAATTTTTAGGAGGTCATTGTTATGATACAATGGTGGCAAATTTTACTTCTCACTTTGTACTCAGCTTATCAAATCTGTGATGAGTTGACGATCGTTTCATCTGCAGGTTCCCCTGTATTTGCTGGTTTCATTACTGGTTTAATCATGGGAGATGTGACAACTGGTTTGTTTATCGGTGGTAGCTTGCAGTTGTTCGTTCTTGGGGTTGGTACCTTCGGTGGTGCTTCTCGTATTGACGCAACTTCTGGTGCGGTTCTTGCAACAGCATTCTCAATCTCTCAAGGTATTGATACAGACCTTGCGATTACAACAATCGCTGTGCCAGTAGCAGCTCTCTTGACTTACTTCGACGTTCTTGGACGTATGACAACTACTTTCTTTGCACACCGTATTGATGCTGCAATCGAACGCTATGACTACAAAGGAATCGAACGCAACTACTTGCTTGGTGCGATTCCATGGGCTCTATCTCGTGCCCTTCCAGTCTTCTTCGCCCTTGCTTTCGGTGGAGAATTCGTACAAGGTGTTGTAAACCTTGTTAAAGAATACCAATGGGTTGCAGACGGTTTGACTCTTGCAGGTCGTATGCTTCCAGGTCTTGGATTCGCTATCTTGCTTCGTTACCTTCCAGTTAAACGTAACCTTCACTACCTTGCTATGGGATTTGGTTTGACAGCTATGTTGACTGTTCTTTACTCAAACGTACAAAGTCTTGGTGGAGCAGTTGCTGGTATCATTAGCACTCTTCCTGCTGAAGTTGCTGAAAAAATTGGCTTTGTTAACAACTTCAAAGGATTGTCTATGATCGGTATCTCTATCGTGGGTATCTTCCTTGCAGTTGTTCACTTCAAGAACAGCCAAAAAGTTGCTGTAGCAGCACCTTCTACACCATCAGAAAGTGGGGAAATTGAAGATGACGAATTCTAATTACAAATTAACAAAAGAAGATTTTAATCAAATTAACAAACGTAGCTTGTTCACTTTCCAATTGGGATGGAACTACGAACGTATGCAAGCATCAGGTTACCTATACATGATCTTGCCACAATTGCGTAAAATGTATGGAGATGGAACTCCTGAGTTGAAAGAAATGATGAAAGTTCATACTCAATTCTTCAATACTTCACCATTCTTCCACACAATCATCGCTGGTTTTGACCTTGCCATGGAAGAAAAAGATGGTGTAGGTTCAAAAGATGCCGTTAACGGTATCAAGACAGGTTTGATGGGACCATTCGCTCCTCTTGGAGATACTATCTTTGGTTCACTTGTACCTGCTATCATGGGATCTATCGCAGCAACTATGGCTATCGCTGGCCAACCATGGGGTATCTTCCTCTGGATTGCAGTTGCAGTAGTGTATGACATTTTCCGTTGGAAACAGTTAGAATTTGCCTACAAAGAAGGGGTTAACCTTATCAACAACATGCAAAGTACTTTGACAGCTTTGATTGACGCTGCATCTGTACTTGGTGTCTTCATGATGGGTGCTCTTGTAGCAACAATGATCAACTTTGAAGTTTCTTATAAATTGCCAATCGGTGAAAAAATGATTGACTTCCAAGACATCTTGAACTCAATCTTCCCACGCTTACTTCCAGCAATCTTTACTGCCTTTATCTTCTGGTTGCTTGGTAAGAAAGGTATGAACTCTACAAAAGCAATTGGTATCATCATTGCTCTTGCAGTAGGTCTTTCATTCATCGGTAAATTCTTGCTTGGAATGGGCGCATAATTTATGACGAAATCATTAATTTTGGTGAGTCATGGTCGCTTCTGTGAAGAACTTAAAGGTAGCACTGAAATGATCATGGGTCCACAAGACAATATTTATACAGTAGCTCTTCTTCCAGAAGATGGCCCAGAAGATTTTACTGCAAAATTTGAAGCTGCTATTGAAGGATTGGATGATTTCCTAGTCTTTGCGGATCTTCTCGGTGGAACACCATGTAACGTGGTAAGCCGTTTGATTATGGAAGGTCGTGATATTGACCTTTATGCAGGGATGAATCTTCCAATGGTGATTGAATTTATCAATGCGAGCCTTACAGGTGCAGATGCGGACTATAAGAACCGTGCTGCAGAAAGCATCGTGAAAGTTAATGACCTGTTAGCTGGCTTCGATGATGACGAAGATGAATAATACTCTTCGAAAATCAAATTCAAACTACGTCAACGTCGCCTTGCCGTAGGTATATGTTACTGACTCTGTCAGTTCTATCTGCAACCTCAAAACGGTGTTTTGAGCAGCCTGCGGCTAGTTTCCTAGTTTGCTCTTTGATTTTCATTGAGTATACGATGTGACAACGTGAAAATCGTTAGAGCATTTTATATAGAATATACATGGGAATGGGGCTTACTCCCATTCCCATATTTAATAGAAAAAGAGGAATTCAATGTTACATTATACAAAAGAAGACTTGCTCGAATTGGGTGCAGAAATCACTACACGTGAAATCTACCAACAGCCTGATGTATGGAAAGAAGCTTTTGAATCTTATCAAGCAAAACGTGAAGAAATTGCAGCCTTCCTACAAGGGATTGCTGATAAACATGACTATATCAAGGTTATCTTGACAGGTGCGGGGACTTCTGCTTATGTGGGAGATACCTTGGTACCTTACTTTAAGGAAGTCTATGACGAACGCAAATGGAATTTCAATGCTATTGCGACAACAGATATCGTTGCCAATCCAGAAACTTATTTGAAAAAAGATGTGGCAACTGTCCTTGTATCTTTCGCTCGTAGTGGAAATTCACCTGAAAGTGTGGCAACTGTTGATTTGGCCAAGGCCTTGGTGGATGAGCTTTATCAAGTGACGATTACTTGTGCAGCGGACGGTAAGTTGGCTCTTCAAGCTCATGGAGATGACCGCAATCTCTTGCTTTTGCAACCAGCTGCTTCTAATGATGCTGGATTTGCCATGACTTCTAGCTTTACGTCTATGATGTTGACAGCTCTCTTGGTCTTTGATCCTACAGAATTTGCTGTTAAAGCTGAACGTTTTGAAGTTGTATCTAGTCTTGCCCGTAAAATTCTAGACAATGCAGAAGATGTCAAAGAACTTGTTGACCTCGACTTTAACCGTGTCATCTACCTAGGCGCTGGTCCATTCTTTGGACTTGCTCATGAAGCTCAGCTCAAGATTTTGGAACTAACTGCTGGCCAAGTGGCGACCATGTATGAAAGCCCAGTCGGCTTCCGTCACGGTCCAAAATCTCTTATCAACGAAGATACAGTTGTTTTAGTCTTTGGTACAACGACAGACTACACTCGTAAGTACGACTTGGACTTGGTTCGAGAAGTTGCTGGTGACCAGATTGCTAGTCGTGTTGTGCTTTTGAGTGATCAAGCCTTTGGTCTTGAAAATGTCAAAGAAGTGGCCCTTGGTTGTGGCGGTGTCTTGAATGATATTTACCGTGTCTTCCCTTACATCGTTTATGCCCAACTCTTTGCCCTCTTGACTTCACTCAAGGTAGAAAATAAACCAGATACACCATCTCCTACAGGTACAGTAAACCGTGTGGTACAAGGTGTTATCATCCACGAATATCAAAAGTAATACTGCGTTTATAGATTCTCGATAAAGGGGTTTGTAAATCATACAAGTAAACCATAGATTGTCAATTCGCTTTCTATGGTTTGTTTGCTTGAGAGAAATAGTAAAAGGAGAAGAGAATGAAAGCATACACAGAGCGTGTATTTGGAAATGTTGAGGGACAAGATGTTTTGGCCTATCGATTTGAGACGGACGGTGGCTACCAGCTTGAGGTTATGACTTATGGTGCGACCATCTTGCGCTATGTCACACCTGACAAGGATGGAAATTTTGCCAATGTTATTTTGGGCTTTGATGACTTTGATAGCTATGTAGGCAATAGTCCTAAGCATGGAGCTAGCGTAGGTCCTGTGGCAGGCCGTATTGCAGGTGCGACATTTGAGCTCAATGGTAAGACCTATGACCTTGAAGTCAACAATGCTAGCAACTGCAACCACAGTGGCTCAACAGGTTGGGATTCCGGCTTGTTTGAACTAGTTGAGGTGAGCGACCATGGCTTGACCCTCTACACAGAGCGTACAGATGGGACAGGCGGATTTCCTGGCAATCTTAAAATCTGGATCAGTTACCACTTAGAAGAAACTGGTGCCTATGAAATCAGCTACAAGGTAACGACAGATCAAGATACGCTGGTCAATCCAACCAACCACAGCTATTTCAACTTGTCCGGTGATTTCACAAAGACGATTGACCGTCATGTCTTCCAACTAAACACAGAGGGCATTTACCCAATCGCTCCCGATGGTGTTCCGGCCAAAACTCCAGATGCCAATCGTGATGTGGTCAAACACATCTACAATGGTGCCTTGTTGAAGGATATCTTTGCAGAAGAAGATGAGCAAATCCAGTTGGTATCTGGCTTAGATCATCCATTTGCTCTTCCTGCAGGTCATGACAATGCTGGTTTCCTTTATGACCAAAATTCAGGTCGCTTCCTGCTTTTCAAGACAGAAGCTCCTTGTTTTGTAGTCTACACAGCAAACTTTGTGGATGAGAGTGTACTTGTGGCTGGCAAACCAATGGTACAGCACAATGGGATTGCTCTTGAAGCGCAGGCTTTACCAGATGCCATTCACAGCGACCTCAAAGACCAAGTCATTCTTAAAGCCGGTCAAACCTTTACAAGTAAGACACGTTATGAGCTTGTTGTGAAATAAAAAAGCTGGGAAAAAAGTCTTTAAAATTAGGAAAATGCATATTATCAGGTGCTGAAAACTTTGATAATATGCGTTTTATTATGGAAAGATTCACTTTATCTTATCCTGAAATGGCCTTATTTTTGAGTTGTCTGACTTGACTTTCTTGATGGATTTTATACAATAATTGTAATAATAAAAATTACAACAGAGGAGATATCCTATGATCTATGAATACAAGAGTCACATTTATTTAGCAGAGGCAGTTTTGAATGTAAAGGATTTGGCAAGTTAAACAGCCTTTTATCAGCAAATCATTGGTTTAGAAATCTTATCTCAGACTGAGACCGAGACGATTCTAGGACTTGATGGAGAGGCCTTGGTACACCTGATTCAAGCACAAGAGAGTGGACAAGTAAGGGAACATTATGGCCTTTACCATCTGGCTATTCTCTTGCCGACACGAAAGGCTTTGGCTGATGTCTTGAAACACCTGATAGATTTACAGATTCCTCTCGTCGGCGGTGCAGATCATGGTTACAGTGAAGCTATTTACTTGGAAGATTTGGAGGGAAATGGCATTGAACTCTATCGAGATAAGCCGGTTTCCACATGGGATATTCGAGAAGATGGACGCATTATCGGAGTGACGGAGGCTCTTGCGGCGCAGGACATTTATGAGCTGGGGGAAAGAGTAGAGCCCTTTATCCTGGCAGAAGGTATGAGAATGGGGCATATTCATCTTTCCGTCAAGGATAGTCGAAAGTCCAGCCAGTTTTATCAAAAAGTGTTAGGGTTAGAGGATAAATTCAGTGTGCCTAGCGCTAGTTGGATTGCAGCTGGGAATTACCATCATCATTTGGCAGTTAACGAATGGGGAGGAAAAGATCTGGCTCCGCGTAAGCAAGGCTTGCCAGGCTTAGCCTTCTATGTCATTGAAGTCGCACATAAAGAGGAACTGTTAACGATTGTCCAGCGAGCACAAGAAGTTGATGCACCAATCAAGTGGCTGACATCTAGCCAGCTGGAAATCACAGACCCAGACGGAATTGTGACTCGTATTCGTTTAGCAAGGTAAAACTAGAAAACTCTAGTAAATTATCAGTATGGCTAGTTTACTTTTTGAAAAGTCTTTGATAACAGAACTGCGTGAGCTGGATGGGCGAGAATTTTGACAAAGAAGCTGATTAGAGATATAATGAAGAAAAATCGAGCAAGGAAAAAGAAATGACAAACTCAAAGTATATTACTCGTTTGAAACGTTCAGAGGGCCAGTTGCGTGGGATTCAAAAGATGATTGAAGAAGATCGTGATTGTGCTGATATTGTGACGCAACTGACAGCCGTGAAATCTAGTGTGGAGCGCGTGATTGAGATGATAATTACCGAAAACCTTACTGAATGTATCAATCAGCCACTAGATGATCCTGAAGCTCAAAAGGCACGCCTAGAAAAGGCTATCCGATACTTGATTAAAAGGAAGTGAAGTAATTGTTTACTTTATCATAAAGACAAAAATGCCATCAGTAGAATAGTTTAATGTGAATCAAGAGAGGCTGGAAACAGTCTTTAAAATTAAAAAAATGCATACTATCAGGTGTTGAAAAACCTTGATAGTATGCGTTTTATTGTGGAGAGATTTACTTCACTTTCTCCTGAAATTGAGTTTTTGTCCAGCTCCTCTTGATTATTCTACTTGACCTGGCCAAGTATTCATACCACCTTCTACGTTGGTAACGGTGAGGCCTTGGGAACTGAGAAATTGACAGGCAGAGGCAGAACGCACTCCTCCTTGACAGATGACATGGTATTCATGATCAGGTTTGAGGTCTTTGTAGCCTTGTTCCAAGGTACTTAACGGAAGATTTTTTGCACCTGGTGCATGTCCTGCTTGGAATTCATGCGCTTCACGGACATCGATAAGCTCTAAATTTTTATTTTGATATTTTGCATAAAAGTCAGCCATACTGATATTAGTTTCCATATTCTACTCCTTCTGGGTTAGCCATTTTGTATAGTGAATAAGCGCCGTCAAGGTTTTGGACGGTAAATCCTGCTTGTTTGAGGATACGCTCTGCGATATAGCTGCGCAAACCACTGTGGCAGCTAACGATGTAGGCTTGGTTCTTGTCTAGTTCATCCAAGTGTTCCCGTAGTTCATTTAGGGGGATATGAATGGTATCGACTTTGAGTCGACCACTCTGGAATTCGCCACTTGTTCGTACATCTAGGAATTTCTTACCATTAGCTAGTTCGTCTTCGAGCTGGTACCATTGAACATTGTTGCTGAGGCCTTCGATAAGGTTTAAGGCTGCGTAGCCCAGCATATTGACGGGATCCTTGGCCGAGCCAAATGGTGGCGCATAGGTAAACTCCAATTCTGGTAAGTCAAAGACGGTGAGATTTCCCTTGATAGCAGTTGCTAGGATATCGATTCGCTTGTCAACACCTTTCTTCCCAACTCCTTGGGCACCATAGATTTTTCCAGTGTTTGGGTCAAAGAGGAGCTTCAAGGTCATATCAGTAGCGCCTGGATAATAACCAGCATGGTCTTTCCCGCTGACATGAAGGGCCTTGTAAGGAAGTTGATTCATGCTAAGTACATGCTCGCTGAGACCAGTCGAAGCAGCTGTCATATCAAAGGTACGAACGATAGCAGTACCGATACTGCCCTTATTTGTACGACCGAGTCCTGCGATGACGTCTGCCACTTGGCGTCCTTGTCGATTGGCAGGAGAAGCTAGAGAGATGAGAGCATCTTGGCCTGTAATCTCTTGCTTGACGACGATGGCATCCCCAACTGCAAAGATATCTTTTTGACTAGTTTCGTAATGTTCATTGACCAGGATCCCACCACGAAGTCCCAGTTCAACCCCCGCAGCTTTTGCTAATCCATTTTCAGGTTCAACACCGACAGAAAGGATAGTGAGGTCAGAAGTGATCTTTTGACCATTTTCGAGAATGATGACTTTTCCTTGGTCTTCAAATCGAGTCGCAGACTGAGAAGTGATAACGCGAACGCCGTTTTTAACCAATTCTTCCTGGACAAAGGCTGCCATTTCTTGATCTAATGGTGGCAAGACATGGGGTGCTTTCTCAATGATGGTAACTTGCAATCCACGTTTCGCAAGATTTTCAGCCATTTCAAGCCCGATAAAGCCTGCGCCGATAACGACAGCTTCTTTTGGATGATTGTCCAAGGCAGCCATAATCTCGTCAAGATCGGGAACATTGCGGAGCGTGTAGGCATTCTTAGCTTCTGCCAAACCTTCAATGGTAGGAACAAATGGTTTAGCTCCTGGGGAGAGGACCAACTTGTCGTAGCTTTCTGTGAATTCCTGTCCATCGTGTCGCACAGT is a window of Streptococcus mitis DNA encoding:
- a CDS encoding GntR family transcriptional regulator; amino-acid sequence: MVKSRMEKENRGEIMAIPKYQYIKDELKNKIISGQFASGDKFYTEAELIAMYDVSSITVVRALNDLAKDGYIVRQQGKGTFVSRARKHKLVEFSDVEVFETKDDKVTVLSIERGNKLEYLDKLGLRGDQFYYKIERVRETNGVVYIYHTSYVPEQYINANYPNLEYYSSIYNRFKLDYRIHMSDEHFEEINAIAFPTPEHAASVLGIDTQFPTVLQTKTTKLEATGQVLAYSETYKRADYYKIKFISCNRGH
- a CDS encoding glycoside hydrolase family 35 protein → MTRFKIEDDFYLDGKPFKILSGAIHYFRIPAEDWYHSLYNLKALGFNTVETYVAWNLHEPVEGEFNFEGDLDLEKFLQIAQDLGLYAIVRPSPFICAEWEFGGLPAWLLTKNMRIRSSDPAYIEAVGRYYDQLLPRLVPRLLDNGGNILMMQVENEYGSYGEDKAYLRAIRKLMEERGIDCPLFTSDGPWRATLKAGTLIEDDLFVTGNFGSKAPYNFSQMQEFFDEHGKKWPLMCMEFWDGWFNRWKEPIITRDPKELAEAVREVLEQGSINLYMFHGGTNFGFMNGCSARGTLDLPQVTSYDYDALLDEEGNPTAKYLAVKKMMATHFPEYPQLEPLYKESMKVDAIPLAEKVSLFETLDSLSSPTESLYPKAMEELGQCYGYLLYRTEASWDAEEERLRIIDGRDRAQLFVDGQRIATQYQTEIGEDIYCQGNRKGSSQLDILIENMGRVNYGHKFLADTQRKGIRTGVCKDLHFLLNWKHYPLPLDNPEKIDFSKGWTEGQPAFYAYDFTIEAPKDTYLDLSEFGKGVAFVNGQNLGRFWNVGPTLSLYIPHSYLKEGANRIIIFETEGEYKEESHLTRKPTLKHIKGENL
- a CDS encoding PTS sugar transporter subunit IIB, which codes for MTIVGCRIDGRLIHGQVANLWAGKLNVSRIMVVDDEVVNNDVEKSGLKLATPPGVKLSILPIEKAAANILAGKYDSQRLFIVARKPDRFLGLVEAGVPLETLNVGNMSQTPETRAITRSINVVDKDVEDFHKLAEKGVKLTAQMVPNDPISDFLSLLK
- a CDS encoding PTS mannose/fructose/sorbose/N-acetylgalactosamine transporter subunit IIC, which encodes MIQWWQILLLTLYSAYQICDELTIVSSAGSPVFAGFITGLIMGDVTTGLFIGGSLQLFVLGVGTFGGASRIDATSGAVLATAFSISQGIDTDLAITTIAVPVAALLTYFDVLGRMTTTFFAHRIDAAIERYDYKGIERNYLLGAIPWALSRALPVFFALAFGGEFVQGVVNLVKEYQWVADGLTLAGRMLPGLGFAILLRYLPVKRNLHYLAMGFGLTAMLTVLYSNVQSLGGAVAGIISTLPAEVAEKIGFVNNFKGLSMIGISIVGIFLAVVHFKNSQKVAVAAPSTPSESGEIEDDEF
- a CDS encoding PTS system mannose/fructose/sorbose family transporter subunit IID, producing MTNSNYKLTKEDFNQINKRSLFTFQLGWNYERMQASGYLYMILPQLRKMYGDGTPELKEMMKVHTQFFNTSPFFHTIIAGFDLAMEEKDGVGSKDAVNGIKTGLMGPFAPLGDTIFGSLVPAIMGSIAATMAIAGQPWGIFLWIAVAVVYDIFRWKQLEFAYKEGVNLINNMQSTLTALIDAASVLGVFMMGALVATMINFEVSYKLPIGEKMIDFQDILNSIFPRLLPAIFTAFIFWLLGKKGMNSTKAIGIIIALAVGLSFIGKFLLGMGA
- a CDS encoding PTS sugar transporter subunit IIA, translating into MTKSLILVSHGRFCEELKGSTEMIMGPQDNIYTVALLPEDGPEDFTAKFEAAIEGLDDFLVFADLLGGTPCNVVSRLIMEGRDIDLYAGMNLPMVIEFINASLTGADADYKNRAAESIVKVNDLLAGFDDDEDE
- a CDS encoding SIS domain-containing protein, which produces MLHYTKEDLLELGAEITTREIYQQPDVWKEAFESYQAKREEIAAFLQGIADKHDYIKVILTGAGTSAYVGDTLVPYFKEVYDERKWNFNAIATTDIVANPETYLKKDVATVLVSFARSGNSPESVATVDLAKALVDELYQVTITCAADGKLALQAHGDDRNLLLLQPAASNDAGFAMTSSFTSMMLTALLVFDPTEFAVKAERFEVVSSLARKILDNAEDVKELVDLDFNRVIYLGAGPFFGLAHEAQLKILELTAGQVATMYESPVGFRHGPKSLINEDTVVLVFGTTTDYTRKYDLDLVREVAGDQIASRVVLLSDQAFGLENVKEVALGCGGVLNDIYRVFPYIVYAQLFALLTSLKVENKPDTPSPTGTVNRVVQGVIIHEYQK
- a CDS encoding aldose epimerase family protein translates to MKAYTERVFGNVEGQDVLAYRFETDGGYQLEVMTYGATILRYVTPDKDGNFANVILGFDDFDSYVGNSPKHGASVGPVAGRIAGATFELNGKTYDLEVNNASNCNHSGSTGWDSGLFELVEVSDHGLTLYTERTDGTGGFPGNLKIWISYHLEETGAYEISYKVTTDQDTLVNPTNHSYFNLSGDFTKTIDRHVFQLNTEGIYPIAPDGVPAKTPDANRDVVKHIYNGALLKDIFAEEDEQIQLVSGLDHPFALPAGHDNAGFLYDQNSGRFLLFKTEAPCFVVYTANFVDESVLVAGKPMVQHNGIALEAQALPDAIHSDLKDQVILKAGQTFTSKTRYELVVK
- a CDS encoding metal-sensitive transcriptional regulator, which produces MTNSKYITRLKRSEGQLRGIQKMIEEDRDCADIVTQLTAVKSSVERVIEMIITENLTECINQPLDDPEAQKARLEKAIRYLIKRK
- a CDS encoding rhodanese-like domain-containing protein, producing the protein METNISMADFYAKYQNKNLELIDVREAHEFQAGHAPGAKNLPLSTLEQGYKDLKPDHEYHVICQGGVRSASACQFLSSQGLTVTNVEGGMNTWPGQVE
- a CDS encoding FAD-dependent oxidoreductase; this translates as MKIIIVGGVAGGMSAATRLRRLMEDAEITIFEKGPFVSFANCGLPYYVSGEIANRDSLLVQTPESLKARFNLDVRPFHEVISISPAEHTVTVRHDGQEFTESYDKLVLSPGAKPFVPTIEGLAEAKNAYTLRNVPDLDEIMAALDNHPKEAVVIGAGFIGLEMAENLAKRGLQVTIIEKAPHVLPPLDQEMAAFVQEELVKNGVRVITSQSATRFEDQGKVIILENGQKITSDLTILSVGVEPENGLAKAAGVELGLRGGILVNEHYETSQKDIFAVGDAIVVKQEITGQDALISLASPANRQGRQVADVIAGLGRTNKGSIGTAIVRTFDMTAASTGLSEHVLSMNQLPYKALHVSGKDHAGYYPGATDMTLKLLFDPNTGKIYGAQGVGKKGVDKRIDILATAIKGNLTVFDLPELEFTYAPPFGSAKDPVNMLGYAALNLIEGLSNNVQWYQLEDELANGKKFLDVRTSGEFQSGRLKVDTIHIPLNELREHLDELDKNQAYIVSCHSGLRSYIAERILKQAGFTVQNLDGAYSLYKMANPEGVEYGN